A window of Chitinophagales bacterium contains these coding sequences:
- a CDS encoding transglutaminase family protein, giving the protein MMNEYLRATEFIDSNHPSVIEFAQTRTKAGKSDREKAVDLYYAVRDEIWYSPYHLVLDPKQISASQTLERKSGYCVEKSLLLAAVGRVHGIPSRLGFSIVRNHISTEKFREQLRTDKFVFHGYNEFLIDGNWVKCTPAFNQSLCQKFNVPALDFDGVHHSVFQQFTGDGKQYMEYLHEYGQFADFPYDLFVAELKAHYPHFFEQQSFTLAE; this is encoded by the coding sequence ATGATGAATGAATATTTAAGGGCAACAGAATTTATAGACTCCAACCACCCAAGCGTAATTGAATTTGCACAAACCAGAACCAAGGCCGGTAAGTCGGATCGCGAAAAAGCAGTAGATTTATACTATGCCGTACGCGATGAAATTTGGTATTCGCCCTACCATTTGGTTTTAGATCCCAAACAAATTTCGGCCAGCCAAACACTCGAACGAAAATCGGGATATTGCGTAGAAAAATCGCTCCTGCTGGCAGCCGTTGGAAGAGTACACGGCATACCATCGCGCCTAGGTTTCTCTATTGTTCGCAACCATATTTCCACCGAAAAATTTCGCGAACAACTGCGTACCGACAAATTTGTTTTTCACGGCTACAACGAGTTTTTAATTGATGGGAATTGGGTAAAATGCACTCCCGCATTCAACCAATCGCTCTGCCAAAAATTTAATGTACCCGCTTTAGATTTTGACGGAGTTCACCATTCTGTTTTCCAACAGTTTACCGGAGATGGAAAGCAATACATGGAATACCTGCACGAATACGGCCAATTTGCCGATTTCCCATACGATTTATTTGTGGCAGAATTAAAAGCACATTATCCTCATTTTTTTGAGCAGCAATCGTTTACGCTTGCTGAATAA
- a CDS encoding DUF167 domain-containing protein, whose amino-acid sequence MVTLHIQVKAGSKQNEITTPEPGKIVVKVKAPATEGKANKELIQFLSQQLKVPKSKITILKGANAPFKTIEIDAEPGTLQHLR is encoded by the coding sequence ATGGTTACCCTTCATATTCAGGTAAAAGCAGGCAGTAAGCAAAACGAAATTACAACTCCCGAACCAGGCAAAATAGTTGTAAAAGTAAAAGCACCTGCTACCGAAGGCAAAGCCAACAAAGAACTCATTCAGTTTTTAAGCCAGCAACTCAAAGTTCCAAAATCCAAGATAACTATTTTAAAAGGAGCAAACGCCCCTTTTAAGACAATTGAAATAGATGCCGAACCCGGCACATTACAGCATCTTCGGTAA
- a CDS encoding ethanolamine ammonia-lyase reactivating factor EutA yields MEIKKVAAIDIGSNSVRLLIANVVENGTTPLFKKSALIRVPVRLGGTAFSEHKIPKATVDRLVEAMKGFKHLMIANEVVHYKGCATSAMREAKNGKEIVKRIREEAGIEIGIITGNSEASMIFNSQHAQAAKIGTNCVFVDVGGGSTEITIFVNKEAIAATSFNIGTIRILQNQVTPKDWKLLKDWLKKQLKGVENFSMIGSGGNINRISKIAQLKSGKAMSFDTLNEIVQHIKSFSIDDRIKLLDLNPDRADVIIPAGEIFLTLMRCTNSKKIYVPKIGLSDGIVREVYTEYKNSTTATR; encoded by the coding sequence TTGGAAATTAAAAAAGTAGCAGCCATAGATATTGGCTCCAACTCTGTTCGTTTACTCATTGCTAATGTGGTAGAAAACGGCACTACTCCCCTATTTAAAAAAAGTGCACTCATTAGAGTACCCGTTCGCTTGGGCGGCACTGCATTTTCTGAACATAAAATTCCCAAAGCCACAGTAGATAGATTGGTTGAAGCCATGAAAGGGTTTAAACACCTTATGATTGCCAACGAAGTAGTACACTACAAAGGCTGCGCCACCAGCGCCATGCGCGAGGCCAAAAACGGAAAAGAAATCGTAAAGCGTATACGCGAAGAAGCCGGTATAGAAATTGGCATTATTACCGGCAACAGCGAAGCCAGTATGATATTTAACAGCCAACATGCACAAGCTGCCAAAATAGGTACCAACTGTGTATTTGTAGATGTTGGTGGCGGCAGCACAGAAATTACTATTTTTGTGAATAAAGAAGCCATAGCCGCCACATCATTCAATATCGGCACCATTAGAATTTTACAAAATCAAGTAACCCCAAAAGATTGGAAACTCCTAAAAGATTGGTTGAAAAAACAACTAAAAGGAGTTGAAAATTTTTCGATGATTGGCTCCGGTGGAAACATTAACCGCATATCGAAAATTGCACAGCTAAAATCCGGCAAAGCCATGAGTTTTGATACATTGAACGAAATAGTTCAACACATAAAATCTTTTTCCATAGACGATCGCATTAAACTCTTAGATTTAAACCCCGACCGTGCCGATGTAATTATTCCTGCCGGAGAAATTTTTCTTACACTCATGCGCTGCACCAATTCAAAAAAAATATACGTTCCAAAAATCGGTTTGAGCGATGGTATTGTAAGAGAGGTGTACACAGAGTATAAAAACAGTACAACTGCGACTAGATAA